The proteins below come from a single Ignavibacteria bacterium genomic window:
- a CDS encoding GNAT family N-acetyltransferase, whose protein sequence is MSDDVVATEELLKEVLFGNSPSAEVVLAYYNNEPAGFAIYFFNFSTFVGRPGLYLEDLFVKPALRGKGIGKALLIHLAKKAIEKKCGRFEWSVLDWNAPAINFYKSLGARPMDEWTVFRIDGEKLKSLSEAL, encoded by the coding sequence ATGTCGGATGATGTTGTGGCTACGGAAGAGCTTCTAAAAGAGGTTTTATTCGGCAACAGCCCATCGGCCGAGGTCGTGCTTGCGTATTACAATAATGAGCCCGCAGGCTTTGCAATTTACTTCTTTAATTTTTCAACCTTTGTCGGCCGCCCGGGCCTTTACCTCGAGGATCTGTTCGTGAAACCCGCGCTAAGGGGCAAAGGGATCGGGAAAGCGCTTTTAATCCACCTGGCAAAAAAAGCAATTGAGAAGAAATGCGGGCGCTTTGAATGGTCGGTCCTCGACTGGAATGCGCCTGCAATAAATTTCTACAAGAGCCTTGGGGCGCGCCCGATGGATGAATGGACCGTCTTCAGGATCGACGGCGAGAAGCTGAAAAGCTTATCTGAAGCCTTGTAG
- a CDS encoding ROK family protein, protein MAVIGLDLGGTKLAGAIFSNDGKIIHKEVRPLEKRRGKDVGKLIQNLLLDFFSKAEEEKIKIEAVGACIPGISWSKTGKVWAPNIPEWDDYPLKEEIVSVLPDKSIKVDIDSDRACYILGEAWSGAAKGLKDAIFLAVGTGIGAGIMIDGRVLRGSNDIAGAIGWLALDRPFQQKYVSCGCFEYHASGEGIAKVAREFLMQDKDYHGVLGSKDINAVTAYDVFAAYKADDPIAVKTLKLAVEFWGMTVANLVSLFNPEKIIFGGGVFGPAVQFLDDIMQEARKWAQPISINQVTLSASEVGGDAGLIGAGYLALRSI, encoded by the coding sequence ATGGCTGTAATAGGATTAGACTTAGGCGGGACAAAGCTCGCAGGAGCTATTTTCAGCAATGATGGAAAAATAATCCATAAGGAAGTCCGTCCGCTTGAAAAGAGGCGGGGGAAAGATGTTGGAAAGCTTATACAAAATTTACTGCTGGATTTCTTCAGCAAGGCAGAAGAAGAAAAAATTAAAATTGAGGCTGTTGGAGCCTGCATTCCCGGCATCAGCTGGTCTAAAACCGGGAAAGTCTGGGCACCCAATATCCCCGAATGGGACGACTACCCCTTAAAGGAAGAAATTGTCTCCGTCCTGCCCGACAAAAGTATAAAAGTGGACATAGACAGCGACCGCGCCTGCTACATTCTTGGAGAAGCATGGTCGGGTGCGGCCAAGGGCTTAAAAGACGCAATATTCCTGGCCGTTGGAACAGGCATCGGCGCCGGCATTATGATTGACGGAAGAGTCTTAAGAGGCTCAAATGACATTGCAGGCGCAATCGGCTGGCTGGCGCTCGACAGGCCTTTTCAGCAGAAGTATGTTTCCTGCGGATGCTTTGAATACCACGCCTCGGGCGAGGGAATTGCCAAGGTGGCAAGGGAATTCCTCATGCAGGATAAGGACTACCATGGAGTCTTAGGAAGTAAAGATATTAACGCTGTAACAGCCTACGACGTCTTTGCAGCCTACAAGGCAGACGACCCCATTGCAGTTAAGACGTTAAAGCTGGCCGTGGAATTCTGGGGCATGACGGTTGCAAACCTGGTAAGCCTGTTCAACCCGGAGAAGATCATTTTCGGCGGCGGCGTCTTCGGCCCTGCGGTTCAGTTCCTGGATGACATTATGCAGGAAGCACGCAAATGGGCTCAGCCTATCAGCATCAATCAGGTAACACTTTCTGCCTCAGAGGTTGGCGGCGACGCAGGACTTATTGGCGCGGGTTACCTGGCACTCAGAAGCATATAA
- a CDS encoding transporter, with product MRSFAILIVFILLSGLLSQVSAQVEPKEKFSPAIEDNSFLIEEAYNQEERVVQHISNLLYLQERMNTYYYSFTQEWPLGGPLHQLSYTIPLSFIRHGSSGLGDIMINYRYQLLGHDLWAAASPRLSLILPTGNSEKGLGTGGYGLQVSLPFSKRLTEKFAAHFNLGATALFPKYADLNHVEIRKLLPSYFWGGSLIWLTASNFNFLFEYLNQINGSFDEKGSVAFESVNIINPGIRFAININRLQIVPGLSVPINIYKNDTYVDSFFYLSFEHPF from the coding sequence ATGAGAAGTTTTGCAATTTTAATAGTATTCATCCTCTTATCAGGCCTATTGTCTCAGGTTTCGGCGCAAGTTGAACCGAAGGAAAAGTTCTCTCCTGCCATTGAGGATAATTCTTTCCTGATAGAAGAGGCATATAACCAGGAAGAAAGAGTAGTTCAGCACATTTCAAATCTTCTGTATCTTCAGGAACGCATGAATACCTACTACTACTCTTTTACGCAGGAATGGCCTCTTGGAGGGCCGCTCCATCAGCTGAGTTATACAATCCCATTATCTTTCATAAGACACGGGTCTTCAGGGCTGGGAGATATAATGATAAATTACAGGTACCAGCTCCTGGGGCACGACCTCTGGGCTGCGGCTTCACCCAGGCTGTCTTTAATACTTCCTACAGGCAATTCCGAAAAGGGCCTTGGTACAGGGGGCTACGGCCTTCAGGTGAGCCTGCCTTTCAGCAAGAGGCTTACAGAAAAATTTGCGGCTCACTTTAATCTTGGTGCAACAGCCCTATTCCCGAAATATGCAGACCTGAATCACGTTGAGATAAGAAAGCTCCTGCCGTCTTACTTCTGGGGCGGAAGCCTGATTTGGCTTACGGCGTCCAACTTTAATTTTCTATTTGAATACTTAAATCAGATTAACGGCTCATTTGATGAAAAGGGGAGTGTGGCTTTTGAAAGTGTTAATATAATAAATCCGGGTATCCGTTTTGCCATTAACATAAACCGTCTGCAGATTGTGCCGGGCCTCAGCGTGCCTATAAACATTTATAAAAATGACACTTATGTGGATTCTTTCTTTTATCTCTCATTTGAGCATCCTTTTTGA
- a CDS encoding MFS transporter, with protein MYKKNLVFAAACLGMLLFGMVFLSLGTVFTFITSKYGVTELTAASLASLLPIGILAGSVVFGPVVDRFGYKILLIVCSICILVAFEGIAFAGSFTVLQLSFLLIGFGGGAINGGTNALVADISSEEKGANLSLLGVFFGIGALGMPVVLGSLAKTYSYESIIAGIGLTIVIPLVYFIVVGFPSPKVAQGFPIKQSFTLIKESALLLMGFVLFFESGVEGIVGNWTAKYLSEGVGLTIENALYALSAQVIALTITRLVLGFLLKKLPSYIVLYICMAVGTVGSVLLLTATSMTMAIIGLAFLGVGFAATFPVVLGYVGNMYSALSGTAFSIAIVIALIGNTLLNYLVGVISNSYGIAKFPVVLLISFIAMAIVFSVVLKKISSKTKI; from the coding sequence ATGTATAAAAAGAATCTGGTTTTTGCGGCTGCCTGCCTCGGCATGCTGCTCTTTGGAATGGTGTTTCTTTCTCTGGGTACCGTCTTTACTTTCATTACTTCAAAGTACGGCGTAACCGAGCTTACGGCAGCCTCTTTGGCCTCTCTTCTCCCCATAGGCATTCTGGCCGGCTCTGTTGTATTCGGACCCGTTGTGGACCGCTTCGGCTACAAGATCCTTTTAATTGTCTGCTCAATCTGCATACTAGTAGCCTTTGAAGGAATTGCATTTGCAGGCTCATTTACAGTTCTGCAGCTTTCCTTCCTTCTTATAGGCTTTGGCGGCGGCGCAATCAATGGCGGAACCAACGCCCTGGTGGCTGACATTTCTTCGGAAGAAAAAGGCGCCAACCTCAGCCTTCTTGGCGTCTTCTTCGGTATCGGAGCACTCGGAATGCCTGTTGTGCTCGGTTCACTTGCAAAGACATATTCTTATGAAAGCATAATTGCAGGCATAGGTCTTACAATTGTTATTCCCCTGGTATACTTTATCGTTGTAGGTTTCCCTTCACCCAAAGTGGCACAGGGATTTCCAATTAAGCAGAGCTTTACGCTCATCAAGGAATCGGCTCTTCTCCTCATGGGATTTGTACTTTTCTTTGAAAGCGGCGTTGAAGGCATTGTAGGAAACTGGACGGCCAAGTACTTAAGTGAAGGCGTAGGACTCACAATTGAAAATGCTCTTTACGCACTCTCGGCCCAGGTTATTGCACTTACAATTACAAGACTTGTACTCGGCTTCCTCTTAAAGAAACTCCCCTCATATATTGTTCTTTATATCTGCATGGCAGTTGGAACTGTTGGAAGCGTTCTTTTACTTACAGCTACAAGCATGACAATGGCAATTATAGGCCTGGCTTTCCTGGGTGTAGGCTTTGCGGCAACATTCCCCGTTGTGCTCGGATATGTCGGCAATATGTATTCCGCCTTATCAGGCACGGCATTCAGCATAGCAATAGTAATTGCCCTTATCGGTAACACGCTGTTAAACTACCTGGTTGGCGTAATTTCCAATTCATACGGAATTGCAAAATTCCCGGTGGTACTGCTCATAAGCTTTATCGCAATGGCAATTGTCTTTTCAGTTGTATTAAAGAAGATATCATCTAAAACTAAAATATAA
- the nagA gene encoding N-acetylglucosamine-6-phosphate deacetylase, with translation MGKLLIKNCLLYDTLIENEYADILIDGKTIVKIEKNIHAEDGAEVIDAEGRLTAPGFIDVHIQGAGGADILDGSVESLERMSRTLASLGTTGYLGTTVVNPKEGNKHIKVAKQYVNKDMGGATLLGFHFEGPFVNMKKKGGLNPAGIYEPSMDRLKEILDLTEGTLSMMTIAPELPGNLEIIKALRENNIIPAFAHSDATYEEALKGFEAGINHVTHIFNAMPPLTHRVPGPLAAIFESDAVSAQIISDGHHLHPAIVDVVYRILGPERSICITDGMQAMGLPEGSYLYNGREYESKAGAARYLDGTLIGSTMSLGNIAFKFQEFTGCTLEVAFNTITKNPAKLLGLDDKKGSIEIGKDADIVVFDTDRSIYRTLINGNVVFSK, from the coding sequence ATGGGAAAACTGCTGATAAAAAACTGCCTGCTTTATGATACTCTGATTGAAAATGAGTATGCAGACATTCTGATTGATGGAAAAACTATTGTAAAGATTGAAAAGAATATACATGCCGAAGATGGCGCGGAGGTAATTGATGCCGAAGGGCGCCTTACCGCCCCGGGTTTTATTGACGTCCATATCCAGGGCGCCGGAGGTGCGGATATACTGGACGGGAGCGTGGAATCTCTGGAAAGAATGTCCAGGACGCTGGCCTCGCTCGGCACAACGGGCTATCTCGGAACAACCGTCGTTAACCCTAAGGAAGGCAATAAGCACATAAAAGTTGCAAAGCAGTACGTAAATAAGGATATGGGTGGCGCAACACTCCTCGGCTTCCACTTCGAAGGCCCTTTTGTCAATATGAAGAAAAAAGGGGGATTAAACCCCGCGGGAATTTATGAGCCTTCGATGGACCGTCTGAAGGAGATACTGGATCTGACAGAAGGCACCTTAAGTATGATGACTATTGCGCCTGAACTTCCGGGTAACCTCGAAATCATTAAAGCGCTCAGAGAAAACAACATAATCCCGGCCTTTGCCCACTCGGATGCCACCTATGAAGAGGCATTAAAAGGCTTTGAGGCGGGTATTAACCACGTTACACATATATTTAATGCAATGCCGCCCTTAACCCACAGGGTGCCGGGCCCGCTTGCGGCAATTTTTGAAAGCGACGCAGTCTCGGCGCAGATCATAAGCGACGGGCACCACCTCCACCCGGCAATTGTAGACGTTGTATACAGAATTTTAGGGCCTGAAAGAAGCATCTGTATTACAGACGGTATGCAGGCTATGGGGCTTCCCGAGGGCAGCTATCTTTATAACGGACGGGAATATGAATCGAAAGCCGGCGCAGCCCGCTATTTAGACGGCACACTCATCGGCTCAACAATGAGCCTTGGCAATATTGCCTTTAAGTTCCAGGAGTTTACAGGATGCACTCTTGAGGTGGCTTTTAACACGATAACTAAAAACCCCGCAAAGCTTCTTGGCCTGGACGACAAGAAAGGATCAATCGAAATTGGAAAAGATGCCGATATAGTTGTTTTTGACACTGACAGGTCCATTTACAGAACCCTTATAAACGGGAACGTGGTTTTCAGCAAGTAG
- a CDS encoding T9SS type A sorting domain-containing protein yields MKKLYVLLTVAALISSGQNLSAQETLKSKIGQMLIVGALGTTMPDMRYPDMDTLKVDISERNLGGVLEFGYNLKNLQQMQLLSGNMKSLARTPVFIATDQEGGKVARLGSSNGFKATSTAYTMGTVIDNMDSTRLWASTMAGWLVEAGINVDFAPVTDVLVNPKSPAIAGVQRSFNKNPLKVAEHAGYFIEELHKKNLISALKHFPGHGSAATDSHLGFTDITNTWADSELVPYRELFSKGLVDIVMTGHLYNANIDTLPATLSEKTVQGLLRNQLGYQGVVITDDMSMGAISKYYGFFEAAAMAINAGVDILLYNRNILSDSTSLVRRLEDYLEKKVLDGTIPQSRIDESYARIMALKNRYFYPSGVGSITASLMPDKFELQGYPNPFNGTIKFQVKIPVSSHAEVRIYDMLGREVALVMDDYKSRGVYYLSWNAGDLSSGLYFAVLHSGDFTQASKLMLLK; encoded by the coding sequence ATGAAAAAACTCTACGTTCTACTTACTGTTGCTGCTCTTATTTCTTCCGGCCAAAATCTTTCAGCCCAGGAAACACTTAAAAGTAAAATCGGGCAGATGCTTATTGTAGGTGCGCTTGGCACTACTATGCCGGATATGCGTTATCCCGACATGGACACGCTGAAAGTTGACATATCGGAAAGAAACTTAGGGGGAGTGCTTGAATTCGGGTATAACCTTAAAAATCTTCAGCAGATGCAGCTTCTCTCCGGCAATATGAAAAGCCTCGCACGGACGCCGGTGTTTATAGCAACAGACCAGGAGGGTGGAAAAGTTGCCAGGCTTGGCAGCTCCAACGGCTTTAAGGCGACCAGCACGGCTTACACGATGGGTACTGTTATTGATAACATGGACAGCACGCGCCTCTGGGCTTCAACTATGGCCGGGTGGCTCGTTGAGGCAGGTATAAATGTCGACTTCGCTCCTGTTACCGATGTGCTGGTAAACCCCAAAAGCCCTGCAATTGCGGGGGTGCAGAGAAGCTTTAACAAAAACCCCCTCAAGGTAGCCGAACACGCGGGCTATTTTATTGAAGAGCTCCATAAGAAGAATTTAATTTCGGCTCTCAAGCACTTCCCGGGCCACGGAAGCGCCGCAACGGATTCGCACCTGGGCTTTACAGACATTACAAACACGTGGGCGGATTCTGAACTTGTACCGTACAGAGAACTTTTTTCCAAAGGGCTGGTAGATATTGTAATGACGGGCCACCTCTATAATGCCAACATTGATACGCTTCCGGCCACGCTTTCAGAAAAGACTGTGCAGGGCCTCTTAAGAAACCAGCTGGGATATCAGGGCGTTGTTATTACAGACGATATGTCCATGGGGGCTATTTCAAAATATTACGGGTTTTTCGAGGCGGCCGCAATGGCTATAAATGCAGGCGTGGATATTCTGCTTTATAACCGTAACATACTTTCCGACAGCACCTCGCTGGTAAGGAGGCTTGAAGATTACCTGGAGAAAAAAGTTTTGGACGGAACTATTCCTCAAAGCAGGATTGACGAATCCTACGCCAGGATAATGGCGCTTAAAAACAGGTACTTTTACCCCTCAGGCGTTGGAAGCATAACAGCGTCTTTAATGCCTGATAAGTTCGAACTTCAGGGATATCCCAATCCCTTTAACGGCACAATAAAGTTCCAGGTGAAAATTCCCGTCTCATCCCACGCAGAAGTTAGAATTTACGACATGCTGGGGCGCGAGGTGGCTTTAGTTATGGATGATTACAAATCCAGGGGAGTTTATTACTTAAGCTGGAATGCCGGGGATCTCTCAAGCGGCCTGTATTTTGCAGTTCTTCATTCGGGCGATTTCACGCAGGCTTCAAAGCTGATGCTTCTTAAGTAG
- a CDS encoding AMP-binding protein, whose translation MFTKDFQKTALIHNDKEISYEELLQNISRFSSVLNISPGERVAIFSENRPGWVYAFYAVWNRKGINVPIDFMSTSEEVAYIINDCKPSIVICSDGTRAVLEKAIEVSAEKPVIISFDEVSYEGSIYPLKLEADNDNDVALIIYTSGTTANPKGVMLSYRNLYSNVECITGLNIIGYNDRLIALLPLHHAFPLQGTMLMPLYDGGTVIFLNQLSSDEILKTLQKYKVTFILGVPRLFNLFHAAVTGKINSNFAARMLLKLSRGVNSYSFGKLLFKKVQTTFGGHINYFISGGAKLDPVVARDYKAMGFKILEGYGMTEMAPLISFNPPQKVKIGSVGKKFEDISLKIIDDEILITGPNVMKGYYNKPSETDEILIDGWIHTGDLGYVDKEGYIFITGRKKEIIVLPNGKNLNPEEIENKLLNYPYIKEVGVFQKEGQLFAVIYPDFTLMQRDNVVNIQETIKWNIIDKYNLSTAPYKKIFNFAIVHSELPRTRLGKIKRYSLAQLLQKEKKALTKAEVPDYQEYRLLEEYLKGVVKKEVFPDEHVELDLGLDSLDKVELQVHLEKTFGISMSNEDLSAHSTVRKLAAYIKEKRTKIENEVMQWGKLLKEDIDFEVPHSTFMLKFLKLIFKPMFKFYIRLEGEGLDNIPPTPVIIAPNHQSFIDGLLIANFLKNKTLNRTYFFAKEKNIKSSAARFFARNSNILVLNINRDLKLTLQKIAAILKKGNNMVIFPEGARSRDGHVMNFKKSFAIISKELDIPVVPVVIEGAYEKFSIGSKFPKPGKIKLKFLKPIYPAGMDYDTITSLAQEEIMKQSLELKTSH comes from the coding sequence ATGTTTACAAAAGACTTTCAAAAGACGGCTTTAATACATAACGACAAAGAAATCAGCTACGAGGAACTCCTGCAGAATATCAGCCGGTTTTCTTCCGTTTTGAATATTTCTCCCGGTGAAAGGGTCGCCATTTTTTCAGAAAACCGTCCCGGGTGGGTCTATGCCTTTTATGCAGTTTGGAACAGAAAAGGGATAAACGTCCCGATCGATTTCATGTCCACATCTGAAGAAGTGGCCTATATCATTAATGACTGCAAGCCTTCTATTGTCATCTGCTCGGATGGAACAAGGGCTGTTCTTGAAAAAGCAATTGAAGTAAGCGCTGAAAAGCCCGTAATAATTTCTTTTGATGAAGTTTCTTATGAAGGCAGCATCTATCCTCTTAAGCTTGAGGCTGATAATGATAACGATGTGGCCCTTATAATTTATACCTCCGGCACAACCGCAAATCCCAAAGGCGTCATGCTTTCTTACAGGAACCTTTATTCCAACGTTGAATGCATAACAGGATTAAACATTATAGGCTATAACGACCGCCTGATTGCGCTGCTTCCTCTTCATCACGCATTTCCGCTTCAGGGCACCATGCTGATGCCTTTATACGACGGCGGCACGGTAATATTCTTAAACCAGCTGTCATCAGATGAAATATTAAAAACGCTGCAGAAATACAAGGTAACTTTTATCCTCGGCGTCCCGAGGCTCTTTAACCTTTTCCACGCTGCTGTTACGGGTAAGATTAACTCCAACTTTGCGGCCCGTATGCTCCTGAAGCTTTCAAGAGGTGTGAACAGCTACTCTTTTGGAAAATTATTATTTAAGAAAGTGCAGACTACTTTTGGCGGGCACATTAATTATTTTATTTCCGGGGGCGCAAAGCTGGACCCTGTAGTGGCCAGGGACTATAAGGCTATGGGCTTTAAGATACTGGAAGGTTACGGAATGACTGAAATGGCCCCTTTAATTTCATTCAACCCTCCTCAGAAAGTAAAAATCGGCTCCGTTGGGAAAAAATTTGAAGACATCTCACTCAAAATAATTGATGACGAGATTTTAATTACCGGGCCAAACGTAATGAAGGGCTATTATAACAAGCCCTCGGAAACAGATGAAATACTTATTGACGGCTGGATCCACACCGGCGACCTGGGGTATGTGGATAAGGAAGGCTATATATTTATTACCGGAAGAAAAAAAGAAATTATTGTGCTCCCCAACGGCAAGAACCTGAACCCCGAGGAAATTGAAAACAAGCTCCTGAACTATCCTTATATAAAGGAAGTTGGCGTATTTCAGAAAGAAGGACAGCTCTTTGCCGTCATATACCCTGACTTTACACTCATGCAGCGGGATAATGTGGTGAATATTCAGGAAACCATAAAGTGGAACATAATTGATAAATATAACCTCTCAACGGCTCCTTACAAGAAAATATTTAATTTTGCCATCGTCCACAGCGAGCTTCCAAGAACACGCCTGGGAAAAATAAAGCGATACTCTCTGGCACAGCTTCTGCAGAAGGAAAAGAAGGCGCTTACAAAAGCTGAAGTGCCCGATTACCAGGAATACAGGCTCCTTGAAGAGTACCTGAAAGGGGTGGTTAAAAAAGAGGTTTTCCCCGATGAACACGTGGAGCTTGACCTCGGGCTCGATTCTCTTGACAAGGTTGAACTACAGGTGCACCTCGAGAAAACATTCGGCATTTCCATGTCTAATGAAGACCTCTCGGCTCATTCAACGGTAAGAAAACTTGCAGCATACATTAAGGAAAAAAGGACAAAGATTGAAAATGAGGTGATGCAGTGGGGCAAATTGCTGAAGGAAGACATAGATTTTGAAGTCCCGCATAGCACTTTTATGCTGAAATTCTTAAAGCTGATCTTTAAGCCTATGTTTAAGTTCTATATAAGGCTTGAAGGAGAAGGACTGGATAACATCCCGCCCACACCCGTAATTATTGCCCCCAACCACCAGAGCTTTATTGACGGCCTTCTGATTGCAAATTTCTTAAAGAATAAGACCCTGAACAGGACCTATTTCTTTGCAAAGGAGAAAAATATTAAGTCATCCGCTGCACGCTTCTTTGCACGCAACAGCAATATACTTGTACTTAATATTAACCGTGACCTTAAGCTTACGCTTCAGAAAATTGCCGCCATCCTGAAGAAGGGAAATAATATGGTAATTTTTCCCGAGGGCGCCAGAAGCCGCGACGGGCATGTAATGAATTTCAAAAAGTCATTTGCAATTATAAGCAAGGAACTTGATATACCGGTTGTCCCCGTGGTAATTGAAGGGGCTTATGAGAAGTTTTCCATAGGAAGCAAGTTCCCAAAGCCGGGCAAGATAAAGCTTAAATTCTTAAAACCTATTTACCCCGCGGGAATGGATTACGACACAATTACCAGCCTGGCACAGGAAGAAATTATGAAGCAGTCGCTGGAGCTTAAAACCTCGCATTAA
- a CDS encoding class I SAM-dependent methyltransferase, with the protein MTKSELEELLKEESLEFIQRHLNDDPELLALKFRGTGSLPIRAIAEQIRCIKKAAGKLPELSAHPLLYEKTALEQASSEYTARLKAKLYRGDKLIDLTGGLGIDDTFFSGSFREVVYCEQNPVLSEIFRHNLNLLGIKNISVHEGNSLEILKTFPDKYFSLIYADPARRDENRRFIGLKNCSPDVVEAMPLMLKKSEKILIKASPAIEIEEIKRQFTNLKEFTVVSVDNECREVLLGFESGINKTRDIVIKSQMISSASGTERTFTGSDLEESKKNVAGEVLNWFYEPDSAIIKSRLTAKLAEELSLKFVNNSIDFLTSSELRPDFPGRIFEVKKVLPYKLREITHYLKSEDISSANVSRRDFPDAPEKIRKILKLKDGGMDYLFFTKDTSSRPIAIFCRKHTKKIGE; encoded by the coding sequence ATGACAAAGAGCGAACTAGAGGAACTGCTGAAAGAGGAATCCCTGGAGTTCATCCAAAGGCATTTGAATGATGACCCGGAACTGCTGGCGCTGAAGTTCAGGGGCACCGGGTCTTTACCCATAAGAGCAATTGCAGAACAGATACGGTGCATTAAAAAAGCCGCAGGCAAGCTCCCGGAGCTTTCAGCCCATCCGCTCCTCTATGAGAAAACTGCACTTGAACAGGCCTCATCGGAGTATACTGCAAGGCTTAAGGCAAAGCTGTACAGGGGCGATAAACTAATTGACCTTACAGGAGGACTTGGAATTGACGACACATTCTTCTCCGGAAGTTTCAGGGAAGTAGTTTACTGCGAACAAAACCCCGTGCTTTCAGAGATATTCCGTCATAACTTAAATCTCCTCGGAATAAAAAACATTTCCGTACATGAAGGCAATAGCCTTGAAATACTTAAAACTTTTCCCGATAAATATTTCAGCTTGATTTATGCCGATCCCGCAAGAAGGGATGAAAACCGCAGGTTTATCGGGCTTAAGAACTGCTCGCCCGATGTCGTTGAAGCAATGCCCCTTATGCTTAAAAAGTCAGAAAAGATTTTAATTAAAGCTTCACCTGCAATTGAAATTGAGGAGATAAAAAGACAGTTTACAAACCTTAAGGAATTCACCGTGGTTTCAGTTGACAATGAATGCAGGGAAGTCCTCCTGGGCTTTGAAAGCGGAATAAATAAAACCCGTGACATTGTAATTAAGTCCCAAATGATTTCTTCGGCTTCCGGCACCGAGAGGACATTTACGGGCTCTGATCTGGAAGAGAGTAAGAAGAACGTTGCCGGTGAAGTGCTTAACTGGTTTTATGAGCCGGATAGCGCAATCATCAAGTCGCGCCTTACTGCAAAGCTTGCAGAAGAGTTATCACTAAAGTTTGTAAATAACAGCATCGACTTTCTTACTTCCTCTGAGCTGAGGCCGGATTTTCCTGGGCGCATTTTTGAAGTCAAAAAGGTGCTCCCCTATAAGCTGAGGGAGATAACACATTACCTTAAGTCTGAAGACATCAGCTCGGCAAACGTTTCAAGGCGCGATTTCCCTGATGCGCCCGAGAAGATAAGAAAGATTCTTAAGCTTAAAGACGGAGGAATGGACTATCTGTTTTTTACAAAGGACACTTCCTCGCGTCCGATTGCAATATTCTGCAGAAAGCACACAAAAAAAATAGGAGAATAA